A section of the Caballeronia sp. M1242 genome encodes:
- a CDS encoding DUF3460 family protein, which translates to MMYQSDITQFISQLKAQKPTLEDEQRRGRALLWDKQPVDLDERARQQTSRVKQTPYVYYQNF; encoded by the coding sequence ATCATGTATCAGTCGGACATCACCCAGTTCATCAGTCAGCTGAAAGCGCAGAAACCCACGCTGGAAGACGAACAGCGCCGCGGCCGCGCGCTCCTGTGGGACAAACAGCCCGTCGATCTGGACGAGCGCGCGCGTCAGCAAACCTCGCGCGTGAAGCAGACGCCTTACGTGTACTACCAGAACTTCTGA
- a CDS encoding ScpA family protein, translating into MALAAPATDSTPDTIDGVAIAHLYGEPLWKLPTDLYIPPDALEVFLEAFEGPLDLLLYLIRKQNFNVLDIPMADVTAQYLGYVDQIRQSNLELASEYLLMAAMLIEIKSRMLLPVKKADTGEDAEDPRAELVRRLLEYEQMKLAAQRIDQLPQLGRDFLRAEVYIEQASVQRFPDVDMNDLRAAWADVIKRAKLVQHHKISREELSVREHMSIILRRLQTARFMEFTELFDTSRGVPVVVVNFIAMLELSRESLLEITQAEPYAPIYVRLAYSPA; encoded by the coding sequence GTGGCGCTCGCCGCGCCCGCGACCGATTCGACGCCCGACACCATCGACGGCGTCGCGATCGCGCATCTGTACGGCGAGCCGCTCTGGAAGCTGCCGACGGATCTCTACATTCCGCCGGACGCGCTCGAAGTGTTTCTGGAAGCGTTCGAAGGCCCGCTGGACCTGCTGCTCTACCTTATCCGCAAGCAGAATTTCAACGTGCTCGACATTCCGATGGCGGATGTCACCGCGCAGTATCTCGGCTACGTGGACCAGATTCGCCAGTCGAATCTGGAACTGGCGTCGGAATATCTGCTGATGGCGGCCATGCTCATCGAGATCAAGTCGCGCATGCTGCTGCCGGTCAAGAAGGCCGACACCGGCGAGGACGCCGAAGACCCGCGCGCCGAACTCGTGCGCCGCTTGCTCGAATACGAGCAGATGAAGCTCGCGGCGCAGCGCATCGACCAGTTGCCGCAACTCGGCCGCGACTTCCTGCGCGCGGAGGTGTATATCGAGCAGGCGTCGGTGCAACGCTTTCCGGACGTCGACATGAACGACCTGCGCGCCGCCTGGGCCGACGTCATCAAGCGCGCGAAGCTCGTGCAGCATCACAAGATTTCGCGCGAAGAGCTTTCGGTGCGCGAGCACATGAGCATCATCCTGCGCCGCCTGCAAACCGCGCGCTTCATGGAGTTCACGGAGCTTTTCGATACGTCGCGCGGCGTGCCGGTGGTCGTCGTGAACTTCATCGCGATGCTGGAATTGTCGCGCGAATCACTGCTCGAAATCACGCAGGCCGAGCCGTATGCGCCCATCTACGTCCGGCTGGCGTACTCTCCTGCCTAA
- the panD gene encoding aspartate 1-decarboxylase has product MQRTMLKSKIHRATVTHCELHYEGSCAIDEDLLEAANLLENEQIDIWNVNNGERLTTYAIKGERGSGMISLNGSAARRAQLGDLVIIAAFAQVDEQEIAAGWKPNLVFVDENNRIKGSRDHVPTQNWT; this is encoded by the coding sequence ATGCAACGCACCATGCTCAAATCGAAGATTCATCGCGCGACGGTCACGCACTGCGAGCTGCACTACGAAGGCTCGTGCGCCATCGACGAGGATCTGCTCGAAGCGGCGAATCTCCTGGAGAATGAGCAGATCGACATCTGGAACGTGAATAACGGCGAGCGCCTGACCACGTACGCGATCAAGGGCGAGCGCGGCAGCGGCATGATTTCGCTGAACGGATCGGCCGCGCGGCGCGCGCAACTGGGCGATCTCGTCATCATCGCGGCATTCGCGCAGGTGGACGAACAAGAGATCGCGGCGGGCTGGAAGCCGAATCTCGTGTTCGTCGATGAGAACAACCGCATCAAGGGCAGCCGCGACCACGTGCCGACGCAGAACTGGACGTAA
- the panC gene encoding pantoate--beta-alanine ligase → MKVISSIHELRDQLRGQNRTAFVPTMGNLHEGHLSLMRLARQHGDPVVTSIFVNRLQFGPNEDFDKYPRTLQDDIEKLQRENVYVLFAPTEKDMYPEPQQYRVHPPHNLGDILEGEFRPGFFHGVCTVVMKLMSCVQPRVAVFGKKDYQQLMIVRQMCHQFALPTEIVAAETVRDEDGLALSSRNRFLSPAERAEAPQLAAQLQRVREAVLSGNRDIAALERDAMNALAERGWKPDYVSVRKRADLLAPGEADADAPLVVLAAAKLGATRLIDNLEI, encoded by the coding sequence ATGAAAGTCATCAGCTCGATCCATGAACTGCGCGACCAGTTGCGCGGCCAGAACCGAACCGCCTTCGTCCCGACGATGGGCAATCTTCACGAAGGCCATCTCTCGCTGATGCGGCTCGCGCGTCAGCATGGCGATCCCGTGGTCACGAGCATCTTCGTGAACCGCCTGCAATTCGGGCCGAACGAAGACTTCGACAAGTACCCGCGCACGTTGCAGGACGACATCGAAAAGCTGCAACGCGAGAACGTCTACGTGCTTTTCGCACCGACCGAAAAAGACATGTACCCGGAGCCGCAGCAGTATCGCGTGCATCCGCCGCACAATCTCGGCGACATTCTGGAAGGCGAATTCCGCCCCGGCTTCTTTCATGGCGTGTGTACCGTCGTGATGAAGCTGATGTCGTGCGTGCAGCCGCGCGTCGCGGTGTTCGGCAAGAAGGACTATCAGCAGCTGATGATCGTGCGGCAGATGTGCCACCAGTTCGCCCTGCCGACGGAGATCGTCGCTGCCGAGACCGTGCGCGACGAAGACGGCCTCGCGCTGTCATCGCGCAATCGCTTTTTGTCGCCTGCTGAACGCGCCGAAGCGCCGCAGCTTGCCGCGCAACTGCAGCGCGTGCGCGAAGCCGTGTTGTCGGGCAATCGCGATATCGCCGCGCTCGAACGCGACGCCATGAACGCGCTCGCCGAGCGCGGCTGGAAGCCCGACTACGTGAGCGTGCGCAAGCGCGCCGACCTGCTCGCGCCGGGCGAGGCGGACGCGGATGCGCCGCTCGTCGTGCTCGCGGCGGCGAAGCTCGGCGCGACGCGCCTCATCGACAATCTGGAAATCTGA